The sequence AACTGGGATGAtcaaatgaataatttttaaaaagcaaaaacttgtatgagacggtctcatggatcataatctgtgagacagatctcttattaaatattactttttatgttaagattattaatttttattgtgaatatcggtaagattgacccgtctcatagataaagattcgtgaggccgtctcacaagagacctctttttttaaaaattatataaattctaTCCATTCAAGAAAACGAAATAGATATTAAATCGATCATCTCACCACATGAACAATGAGGCAACCGGCAATATCATCAACTCTCCCATTTCTATCTAGCATGGATATCAAGGTAAGCGTATTATACACAGTGATTGTAGCTTAAAAACTGTTTACTGGTTATAGTCAGGCACTGAGTGACATGGAAGTAACTTTAGACAACTTATACTTGCGCACTTTAGTGGAGTTCTGGGGTTGAAATACAACTTCTATGCTTGAACTGACAGTTAATTCTTTCCACTGTGACGACGAAGAAGGTCCATCGCTACGATAATCACGAGGTGCATACAAAAGTTGGAGTGTTGAATGGGCTGCATCAGTTGCAAAGTGAATTGTTAAACCACAAGCATGAATAAGATCACTTTCGCGGTAAAGTACTTGAATCATTCATTTCTTACCAAAACCGAACATGCTTATCTTCTGGACAGTAAGGTGACCGACTTTAGATCTCTTGATCTCTCTTAACGCGTGAATATCATCTCGTTTTCCTTTGAATTCAAGAAACTCACCAAGAATATATTTGTTCCCCTTAAGCTCTAATCTGAATTTCATTGGAGTGACTTTTAGAATCAATTATAGCGAAATACATGTAGACATAGTgaatttaacaaattaaaatgtCCACATGAAATAAAAACAGGTAGACTAGTGTTAGGATTTAATCCAGAACGAACAATAACAATAGAATATCGAGGAAAATGCTAGAAACATGCAATTGCAAACACAGTAGCATAGCACAAAAGCATTCCTCGTGCTTAAATTACTATAGCTCCCATTCTACATATTCTTCAGGTGATCTTTATCTTTGAACTCAATAACCTCTAATAAATTAACTAGAATTTTCTTCCAGGATATTTAGAAGTGAAGGTGCACAACTAAACGCGACATGATCCttgatgtttttttaaaagGCTCCATGATATGAACACAAGAAATTAACTTCTTTAGCACTGACTAATTGGTTATCCACTAGCATTTTCCTGGAACCAGCAAATACTTCTTCCTCATCTTACATTCTGGTCGATAATTAGGAAGTAATATCAATCTTAAACGGTAATATATAACAGAAATCATACTGCCACGGACCTATCCAAAACCGGAGCAGTGCTGAGCACCGAGTTAATCTTCTCACTAAACGACTCTTGGTTTTTCTTCTTTCCTCCCAGAAATGCACCTTTTAGCCATCCAGAGCTCGCATCTTTTTGCTCGGGTTTGAGTTGCGTCCACTGATCATAAGTAATAATCTCGGGAGGAAAACTGTCTGAACGAATGGAACTGCAAGAAGAAtatcaagatttgaaaacaTGGGAAATAAAGGAAAATGATCAATAATAACGAAGGATAAATTTATAGAGTTAAAGAATAAGTAGAAACAGTTTCACTTAGACCTACTGCTTTGGCATAGCTAAAAACATGCAAAGCCCGAAGTCATTTTCACCAGGCCTTTCCATGTGTATCATCAGTAACGTGCACGAGCATTCCAATTTAATAATACAGCTCAAAAAATAGTCACAAACTCAAGTTCCTAGAAAATACTCGACTGTGAAACTAGGATCATCTAGAAATTCTCAATAATTAATTACTGTATTGACGTCAGCTGAGAGAAGTTCATAAGCATTGATAAATATGTCTATAAGATTTAAAATGGTGCCTGATATCTATGCACTGAAGCTTTGCCTCAACCAACTATTCCAAAAGTTTGCACATACAATATAACAAGGGTGCAGAGCAATCAGACAATCTTTTTCACAGTGATATTGCATAAATATGAACGGAAACACACCACATGGATACATCATATAAAACATCCAAGAATAATCCAACTCCAGTCTACGTGAGGGAGGCAGAGGAGAACAAATTAAAAACATTGACTCTTATACTGCAAACACAGCAAAAGCAGGAAAAGATAGAATCCTTACCGGAAATTTGGATTTGGGCAAATGACTTTAAAACATAGATATTCTTCAGGAAGAGCAACTCCCCTTTGCTCAAGATATTCTTCTAAGATAGAAACTAATTGTTTGCTCTCAGCTACCTAAGTTGCAGTGACATAAGACATCAATATAAggtctcaaagataaatcataAAAGAAGAGTAAATGGGCATCAAAAGATAGCagagtaaaaataaataaataccaaTACCAGAAAaccaatttaaatttgaatggtAAGAAGAGAGCTTCCCATAAGGACCAGTTATGTTCAATTGTCCAACAATCTTATCATTTGATTTCATAATCATCACCACTTCATATAGATCGAAAAACATCTTTGAGAGACAACATTTGGAGAAAATCACTACAATTACATCAGAGCATAACTTAACATGCATAACTATTATAATCTTGATAATATCAAACGTGATTATAGCATCACAAAAGTATTCATGTCTTTTAGGCATAATAATTACCTTAAAAGAAACTCCTTCAAGATGCAAGTTTTTCCACAAATATAAGAAGTATCACGGAGATGCTCTGTTTGCTTCATCTTAATTGGTAGAACATGTCGTGAACATCCATGACATCTTTACCAGTTTTAATCACTTGACAGATTCATGACTTAAATGGGAAGAATAACACAGAGAAGAGAGAAAAACTCCATTAAATCAAATTGCTTCCACACCAAATCTACCCTAATGGTTAGTTTAGATATCTCAGCTGAAGCAAACTTCTTTTTGTGAaagcaaaaataatatttgataaataaaatgtaTTTACGGTAAAACCTTGTTATAGCTGTCATGTGAGAATTTTGCTCAAACCacaggaaaaaatatttaaagcaCTCAAAGGCAGGATGCGCGGTCAAGGCGTTGATCATCATCAAACAGAGAAAATGAATTTCGCTTTATTGATCTTAAAAAAATGGAAGTTTCACTCTGGATTCACCACTAATAAAAGGGTTCTACTACTAAGTGGATTCTACTAAAGTATTTCTTAACTAGGCACCAGAAAGTAACTTACAGGGTTTGGAATAAGCTCGGTTTTCCGGTGTTTGCCGGAGGTGCAAACCCAATTGCCATCCTTATCCACGGAGATAAATCCCGATACATTCTTTACAGAAATCACCACCGCCTCTCTGCAGATCATCACAAGCAAAGCAACACAGAACCCATAAAAACGTGACCGTTAATCATCAACCCTTCAAATTTTCAGCACTTCTCAAAAATCCAATAAAACTACAAGCAGCGaaagttaaaataaattttctcaACATAGCAATAGAAGAtacaagatataaaaaaaaaacattttaaggGGAAAGGTCGATTACTCATCCGTGACAAGAACAAGATCAATATTCTGACGAGAAGCGGAATTAGGGTCTGGAATTTGGAGCCCAAGGTAGACTCTGCTTCCACGATACAGCTTTTCCAACCTATGGAACACAGATATCATAAAGTGTAGTTTCCACGTAATAGAACATAGAAAACAGAAGGAAATAAAAGGTGAACCTTTTGGCGACGGAGAAGAGAGCATTGGCGTTGGAAGTGTCGAGATCCAAGAGACTATCCTCTTCATAAAAGAAGGGCTTCAGCAAAAGGAAAAGAATTATGCCGCATATCAGCGCAACCCAGATCATTTTTGCTTCGCTCTGCAACTCTCCAAGTCTTTCTTTTTCTTCCGACACAAGTTTGCTTGCTCCAGGGCTTTCTTGAATCTTgattcttaaataaatttcgtgaTATCGATTCaaagtgaaaataataataaatattatttcttatgaATCTGGTCGGAACGGTGATTACGTGTATAAGAATTTTATTGGGATTCAAtttgaatcataaaaataaattttaatttttacagATAAAAATGGGCCTAGGTTACGCCCCTGGCAAGTGTGtaaattttcatgaaaaaagaaagaaatttgttatatatatttcttgACTCTCCCGAGTCTCTCACATTTGTGACACTATGGAGGATGGTGGCACTGAGTCAAATGGCTTCGACTGTCATATTTTTTAATCTAACTTGTCCCAACTCCCAACACGAGCATGATCCTTAAAAATAAACGATATCAAGTATAAATTTaagggaagttggtgaaaaatccccaatcaaaatatttctttgggttcactccatacccacaaaattgtggtactatatcatacaaaatgtggtacactttacgtggaaatgtggtactaaaaaagtacccagggactgaacacagaaaaaatcgacggctggagACTGAAGTCCAATTTCCCGATAAATTTACTCGATATTTGATCCATCAATCAAAAAGGAGAAAAACTTCTATGAAACCTGGTTGTGCAACAGTTGTCATCCACAGAACGCACAGCAAAGTTCTAAATCAATATAATGGCACGacaatatgtttatgaaaacaTGTAAAAAGAAGTCATGGAATATACTTGTCTAATTTTGTTGGAAAACATATATTAcactaaaatttaaagaaaatggcACGACAACCCAAGGTTACAAAATAATCTCACATGCATTCACTGTTTGTGCCAAAACAATTTTTCTATAATGAAGCAATCTTCACACCTTTCTCATATTTAGAACACCTCTGTCACAAAATATggtaaaaatcaaaataaaaattagattaTACATTCCGGTGGTGATGTAGAATCCAGCCATGGTTGGCTGGAATGCTACTTGTGGCTGGAAGGGCTCCTCTTCTTCAGTAGACCTCCAAACTTTTGAAACAACGGCTTCTTCTTCTTTTGGTTCTGCTGCTTTGACAGCGAGCTTCCGCCATTGTCAAGGTTTTCTGATAAAGAGGATAGACCATTGACTTGATCATACCCATCAGCTTTTGAGTCTGGTTCATCCTCAAAGGCTTCAAGTTCCGTTTCTCCCTCGGGAGAAAGGTCTTTTTCATCAATCTTGCAGCTTTCCCACATCTTAATATCGACTTCTTCAGACATGTCATCTTCCATGTGTTTCCCGTTCAAATTCTCTGTGACAGAAGCTTCGTCATTTGAATTCTTATTTGGCTTCTTCAGATTTCCTGTGCCATTTTGTTCAAAAAATTCCACTACTTTCGGGAGCATGTCATAATCTTTTTCACTGTCTGTCAGCTCACCATTTTCCGAAATTTGTTCCCTGGCCAAAGCTTCTTCAAGTAACTTAGATAACTCCTCAGCCTTTATCACTGAAGAAGCTTCTCTATTTCGTAGTTCCTCGTTCTTCTGCAGAATATTCTGTATTTCATTTTCCCTGTCCATCAAAACCTCTTTCAATTTCATGCTCTCATCCTTCGCCTGACCAAGGACATCCTTCAGGGAAATTATCTCGGATTCAGCTTCCTTGAAAGTATCTTTCCAACGCTCTTCTTCCTCCTTTACCGCACAAACTTCTACCTCAGCCATTTTTAGCAAATTAACTAGCCTGTTTATTTCACCTTTCATTGAAGAGTTGTCTTCTACAGATTTCTTCGCACTGTTCGTCCAATGAAGCTCCTTCTGCTCCCACTCAGCAGTTAATTTCTGGTGATCACTCTTGGACTGTTTGATCACATTTTTTAGAATATCAATCTCTTGTTTTGCATCATTTAGCATGCTTTCACACTTCTCATTTGTTGCTTTAAGGGCCATCTTTAGATGTTCTATTTCAGTTCCATAGTTTTCACGCTCGACTTCAACAGACAACAGTTTTTCTTTGGCATATCTAGCTTCTGCAGAAACTTCATGTAAAGCCGATGCTAAACTTTCCAATGCCTTCTTGGTTTTCTCATCTTCGTCTCTGGAATTCTCCAACTCATTAATCAGCTCATGCTTTTCTTCCAATAGAGTCTGGACACTATCAGCTGCGAGTTTCTCATTGCTCAAGGCCTGGATTTTCTCTTCTTTTAAAGATTCAAGCTCAAATTGTATAGATTCAACCTTCTTTGTCATCACCGAAGCTTCTTCTTTAACCAGTTCAAGCCGACGTTCTGATTCCTCAAGATCCAGTTTCTGCCTTCTAATAGAGAATTCCAATAAGCCCACCTTCTCTCTAagtgaagagatttcagtctgAGAATCTTGCAGAGAATCATTACTTACTTCAAGTTGTTTCATGACAAATTCCAGAGATTCCGAGGCAGATCTCTCCAATCT comes from Primulina huaijiensis isolate GDHJ02 chromosome 5, ASM1229523v2, whole genome shotgun sequence and encodes:
- the LOC140977144 gene encoding uncharacterized protein, coding for MIWVALICGIILFLLLKPFFYEEDSLLDLDTSNANALFSVAKRLEKLYRGSRVYLGLQIPDPNSASRQNIDLVLVTDEEAVVISVKNVSGFISVDKDGNWVCTSGKHRKTELIPNPVAESKQLVSILEEYLEQRGVALPEEYLCFKVICPNPNFRSIRSDSFPPEIITYDQWTQLKPEQKDASSGWLKGAFLGGKKKNQESFSEKINSVLSTAPVLDRLELKGNKYILGEFLEFKGKRDDIHALREIKRSKVGHLTVQKISMFGFAHSTLQLLYAPRDYRSDGPSSSSQWKELTVSSSIEVVFQPQNSTKVRKYKLSKVTSMSLSA
- the LOC140977146 gene encoding WEB family protein At3g02930, chloroplastic-like isoform X2, encoding MSSKSKSTLSETPNSKVSLASPRISRSTSKGVAKSDADSASPLQSARLSVDRSPRSITSKPPIERRSTKLGVGVGVNPPDKTSRLSKPSELQSELSLAQEDLKKAKETIDLLEKEKEIFLDELKESHKLADEANDKLREAFLAQKRAEENSEIEKFRAIEMEQAGIEAAQKKEDEWQKVLEAIRNQHALDVAALLSASEELHKVKKELDMAGDAKNKALGHAEDATKIAQSHADKVEALSTELVHLKSLLDLKPKMEVNENDKFVTELSMVVASLRQEVKKVKIFEEKLEEREAALEHLSVYLEAAKMAESYAHNLVEELHYRVEELSAQAEQAKRLERSASESLEFVMKQLEVSNDSLQDSQTEISSLREKVGLLEFSIRRQKLDLEESERRLELVKEEASVMTKKVESIQFELESLKEEKIQALSNEKLAADSVQTLLEEKHELINELENSRDEDEKTKKALESLASALHEVSAEARYAKEKLLSVEVERENYGTEIEHLKMALKATNEKCESMLNDAKQEIDILKNVIKQSKSDHQKLTAEWEQKELHWTNSAKKSVEDNSSMKGEINRLVNLLKMAEVEVCAVKEEEERWKDTFKEAESEIISLKDVLGQAKDESMKLKEVLMDRENEIQNILQKNEELRNREASSVIKAEELSKLLEEALAREQISENGELTDSEKDYDMLPKVVEFFEQNGTGNLKKPNKNSNDEASVTENLNGKHMEDDMSEEVDIKMWESCKIDEKDLSPEGETELEAFEDEPDSKADGYDQVNGLSSLSENLDNGGSSLSKQQNQKKKKPLFQKFGGLLKKRSPSSHK
- the LOC140977146 gene encoding WEB family protein At5g16730, chloroplastic-like isoform X1, with product MSSKSKSTLSETPNSKVSLASPRISRSTSKGVAKSDADSASPLQSARLSVDRSPRSITSKPPIERRSTKLGVGVGVNPPDKKTSRLSKPSELQSELSLAQEDLKKAKETIDLLEKEKEIFLDELKESHKLADEANDKLREAFLAQKRAEENSEIEKFRAIEMEQAGIEAAQKKEDEWQKVLEAIRNQHALDVAALLSASEELHKVKKELDMAGDAKNKALGHAEDATKIAQSHADKVEALSTELVHLKSLLDLKPKMEVNENDKFVTELSMVVASLRQEVKKVKIFEEKLEEREAALEHLSVYLEAAKMAESYAHNLVEELHYRVEELSAQAEQAKRLERSASESLEFVMKQLEVSNDSLQDSQTEISSLREKVGLLEFSIRRQKLDLEESERRLELVKEEASVMTKKVESIQFELESLKEEKIQALSNEKLAADSVQTLLEEKHELINELENSRDEDEKTKKALESLASALHEVSAEARYAKEKLLSVEVERENYGTEIEHLKMALKATNEKCESMLNDAKQEIDILKNVIKQSKSDHQKLTAEWEQKELHWTNSAKKSVEDNSSMKGEINRLVNLLKMAEVEVCAVKEEEERWKDTFKEAESEIISLKDVLGQAKDESMKLKEVLMDRENEIQNILQKNEELRNREASSVIKAEELSKLLEEALAREQISENGELTDSEKDYDMLPKVVEFFEQNGTGNLKKPNKNSNDEASVTENLNGKHMEDDMSEEVDIKMWESCKIDEKDLSPEGETELEAFEDEPDSKADGYDQVNGLSSLSENLDNGGSSLSKQQNQKKKKPLFQKFGGLLKKRSPSSHK